In Glycine soja cultivar W05 chromosome 10, ASM419377v2, whole genome shotgun sequence, the genomic stretch TTTaagaatgttttttatttgctaaaaattatgatattggATCCTAATATTTTATCACCgtgaattatttttcattcatcaACAGTTGATATTTATTAGAAAGGAGTGGTATTTGTTCTTCACATTCATGTCTCAGATAATTATTATCAATGGATCTAGTTTAATTAGTTGAACATAATATTAATAAGTgggttattataaattttgagtACATGtcgttaattattataattttttaaaaacaattatttcagtttaatttttttattaaaaaaatccaaaatgacATGAGACGGCAAGATTTTTGTCGAGTAGGTCCAAACTATCTTGGATATTTTAAGGGGAAAAtgggaagaaaacaaagaaaacatgCCAAGCACGACCATCTACAACGGTTcttgattttattcttttttcattttttccatttATTCATTAGTGACGAGGAAACTGGTGGGGGATAGGATAAGGTTGTGTCGAGGGAGAGAAAAATCATGTAGGTAGTTGCAGTTGGTCATAATTCATAAATGAAGGCGTTCGTCAACCTTTTCCTCTCGGACAAGTATCTGGGTCTACATCAAATCATCACTGACACTTTACAGGTCGCAGTATGCAACTGTTCTATTAAGGGCAAAAACAACAATTGAAATGTCacaatcttcattttttttttcattttaggttagagattatgaatatttttatcttattatattaaagattaatttcatttataatatataattactattaattcaaaaaagatttacatataataaaaatcaaatacaattttttttattaaataaattattttgacttGTGTATAACTTACCTTAGTGAGTCACTCATTTAGGTTGTGTACAAacaatatttttacatattattattatattaattaatttttatatgatccAAAAATTCAATCATGAGAAGCGACAAATAGGCCTCATCTATATCCTGACTATAGATTTAACACTTTCACATTTCTAGAAACATTAGAAAATGAAGTACATTTACTTTAAAAGGAAAAGATTTATTCGAACTCTAGTATATAAAGTTACAAATATGCTACTTGGTTCATTGACTCCGAAATTGAAGCACCCTTAGTTTAAAGAACCTAGATTTTGTGGTGAAAAGCTAAAAACTCTAGGATTCAGTGTCACCTATTTTtacagagagagaaaaaaaaaactgtgtaTAAACAGTCTTACATTATAATTTGTGATTGACTAATAAGATTACTTTATATCATTGTAAcattaaactctattttatattatgtGTATATTAGTAGGAGAGGATTGCACGGAGAAAACTAGAAAGgagaaaataagtttaaaaggaaatatgaagaaagaaaagaaaaggacacaGTTGACAtgaaatttctcaaaatttagagatttttttcattttatataatataaaagttatgaaactaaaaaaacttttatcatgaaaaaatattatagtaaaaattttaaatttttattattgttataaataGTTTCTTTGCACGAttgaattatttcttttaactaTCCTTAGCACTCATCCAAATATGTAAAGAGAACTTTCTCTACTTTCTCTCCTATTTCTATCAATCCAAAATCCAAATAACACATCTTCCTCACCTTATTTCTACTCTATTTCTCATCCTCCTATTTCTGGTAATAGCATCCTATATTAGCATCTTTCTTTCTACTTGTTCAGCATTAAAGTTAAAAGCACCCGATCCAAGCCATCTTTGCTATGTATTGCTCATAAAGAAAGGTGGTCAAGCAATTTGATTTGTATCTGCCTTTTGCATGCTTGTACACTCGCATTTTGCCCGTTTTTCACTTAGAGTCTgcatgtgaaattgtgaatgaaaaatgagtgcaaaaaataaatgagtCAACAATAGTAACATGATGTGATGCTTTTGAATTGGTGAGGCATTCTCTTCTTTTATGTTACCTTGAATTGTTTCTGAAGATCTTTAATGTATTCAACAGCCAAGTCCAACATGTCTGCTGTGTTGGTTTGCTGCAAAgagcatcaagaatgttaaattTCCAATACAACTACATCGCATGTGAcatataatttacatattcCACAATCAAACGTGCTTTTATGTGTCTTACCTTGTCCATGTTTGGGACAAGCTCTTGTAATTTTCTCATTCTTTCACTGATCCGAGTTCTTCTCACCTGAAAAATGACTTGCATCTCAGAATCAACTTTTACAAATTACTTCATGAATTCAACATAGTCTAGATAATatcttcttaatttatttattgttttggtaTAGGAAGGGACTGATAATTACTACAATCCattcataaaaaacaataaaactacTTCCTCccaatgagtttaattttgatactgTTCGTATAAGATTTTTACATTGTAAATCAATTAGAAGTCACCTtcaatatgacttttaaagtaaCTATTACAAAActcaataattttatcatacataaaaatttatgattagatTACAGTATAAAAACTTTTAACATTTTCAGAACAttctaaatcaattaaattctaAAGACAAAATTCTACCCTCTCAGCAATGCTTCGAGGATGAGTAGCACAGCCTCGCTTTGCTCTGATTTTACAAGGAACAGAATCAGGGAACTGAAGCAACTTCTTCATAGTAATCATCTCTGCTGAAGTTTTTTGTAAACTCAAGTGGTGTGATAACATATTAACTTGGTTTCCTAGCTCTCCATTCTGTGTACaacattttatttgtattaagaaaatgaaatgaaagtggaacagaaaaataagaaaagtgaGCACTTAATTAAGCATTGTATACATACCTGAATTTCATCAGAAAACATCTTTTCATTGCTACTTCTTCCTCTTTTCAAGCCACTGAGATTTTCTGAGAGTTGTGGAGTATCATTCCAAGAACCATAGGGGAATCCAGGGCCATATTGTTGAGTATCATTACCTTCATGCCTTGTATCATCATCAGGACTAGTTGCCTCAATGTCTTCATTCCCTATTTCGGAGATCTGCGACAACATTCCGAGCGAAGAAGCATTTCTTGGTGAGAAGCTAACCTGATTCTTCAATCCGTTAATGCATGGACTAAGTTCACCATTACTGCCATTCACCCCACCATAGTTTCCAACACCTTTCATGGTGGCAAACCCTGCcatttacaaattcataacTTTCAGTAGCCATTTATAAGAATGGATAAATTCATCTTAACAACATTCTACCCCTCAAAAAGAACTTTGTCTTCACAAAATAAGATCCAGGGTAGGATATGTACCCTCAAATTGAAGTTACTAGAACCGTAAGTATAAAGCACAAGCTTAAATTTCCAATCTTGTGTCTCTAATTACATTAGTGACAAAAGTTAAAGCATAAGAGAGCTGAGATGAATACAGTAAATGTCAAGCATAGGTAAATTTCACTTTGGCGAGAGTTTGAATACAAGGAAtatcatctctctctcaggtATAGACTATTTGGAACATCAGAttctaaataaaacataaattgtTCAAAATGTCTACCCCAGAATCATTACTTTCTATTTTCATACACTAGAATATCTACCCTTCCAAGTTCTGACTGCAACTCAGCTCATCACAGCTAATAGCTAATAATCATTGCTTTATTCCTCTTAAAAATTGTATAGATTCAGATCATGATCTCTCTGCTGTATACACAATTAGAAACCAATTCATTTTCCAGAAAACAcgaatatcaaaattaaaatttccaaaAGAGTGGCAAACCAAAAAATCGAATCATACAAAATGTTCCTACAAAATCACTCTTCTTTCTAGGCTTCTTAAATTGTGATTGTCATTCATTTCAACATAGCTAGTAACTAATACGCATTAAAATCATATCATAAACTCTCTGCTCTAATCACAACTAGAAATTCTATTACAaacattcaaatttcaaaagagtggccaacaaaaataaagaaaacttcAATTACTTAGATGCTTTTGCTATTGTTATCCCATCAGAAATGGAGTTTAACTTCAGTAGAGTAACAATGATTTACATTAAATATCAACATAAGTTGCCTaggtgaaattttaatttcgattgaacaacaataaaaacatgtaatCCACCACATCAGTGTTTtccgaaaaataaaaataaatactattttgaaaagaaaaaaaatcatgttataaATTCTCTGCTCTATTCCCAACCAAGCTTTTGAATCGGTTCTGTCACGATTTTTGGTGTTGTAGAAAATTACAGAAAAATGCGGCTTTAATTGTGGTCGTGGAGACCACCAAAGCATTAACCGTTGTGGTTAAAATTCTCATCGCGgacttttattaaaaacatatttgcaAATAGAAATCCTATTACCAAGATTAAAATCTCAAAAAGAGTTACCAATATAACATTAACATTAATTCTGTAGGGGAAAAAAATACCATTTTGAAAGTTAATGTTATTGTTGGAGAAAAGGCCAGCAGGGGAAGTACTATGCCTGAGAAGACTTGACCCAAGCCCGTTTTGCGGCGTTTCATGATTCATTCCCATTGAACCCACCAATCCAAAAGACCCTTCCATAGCAGAACTCGAAGTAGCAGCAGAGGAAGAAGAACCACGATGCCTTGGATAGTGAGGTGGCAACCCCCCACCATACACTCCCTTATGCGAATTCATCGAACTCAAATCCTTAGAACAACCCTTGTTGTTGTTTCCTTGCAACTCTCTGAAGCTGCTAGAACCAAAGTCTTCACTCACAAAAGGAGTGAGATTTGAAAGAAGAGAACTTGGCGCAGAGCGAAAACGAAGCAACCCAGAAGAGGGTTGGTTCTGATGTTGTTGGTAAccctgatgatgatgatgatggataTGGGAATCCATTGTTGCACGattattatatgtataataataagATGTCACCGTAAAaagatcaataaataaataaaacaaggtAGTAAAGTCACGATGGAATGAGAAGCTGGGGAATCATTGCTGAAAAGACTGGTCGCTTTTTATCCAAGGGGgaaaaaaattctttgttctttgatgttttttttttttttgtgtgtgtgtgtgtgttttgtttttcagCTTAGGGACTAAGCTGGGGTAGGATAAGATCTTGTAGGAGAAGCAACTGAAGAACCGGGTTTGGTTTTGCACACAGTTCGAGGGGGAAAGAAGGAGCAGAGATGAGATCCAGTGAAAGGGACTTGGTAATAGATAGGGATAAATAAAAGAAGGGTGTGCTATGTGCAAGTGCAGGTTCTTTCGTATTTGCTTTTGAAAGCAGTGAAAGCTAGGAAGATCTgaatgaagagagagaggaacTAAACTGAGGTTGGCAATATTTATCTTGAATGTGGTGCCACTAAGTTGGGCCAATGAGAAAGTACAGAAGGCCATCAATCAGTGTGTCCTGAAAGAGTGCTCTCTCTCTCGTTAGTAGAGTCTAAGCTTGGCTGGTTAAGACAGGAGTTATGTATAAAGATTAAGATTAATGGtatatttttggttaaaaaacaaaagaaaaaaatgaataatattatacatttcgttcttatatataagatttaattaatt encodes the following:
- the LOC114370064 gene encoding transcription factor bHLH130-like; translated protein: MDSHIHHHHHQGYQQHQNQPSSGLLRFRSAPSSLLSNLTPFVSEDFGSSSFRELQGNNNKGCSKDLSSMNSHKGVYGGGLPPHYPRHRGSSSSAATSSSAMEGSFGLVGSMGMNHETPQNGLGSSLLRHSTSPAGLFSNNNINFQNGFATMKGVGNYGGVNGSNGELSPCINGLKNQVSFSPRNASSLGMLSQISEIGNEDIEATSPDDDTRHEGNDTQQYGPGFPYGSWNDTPQLSENLSGLKRGRSSNEKMFSDEIQNGELGNQVNMLSHHLSLQKTSAEMITMKKLLQFPDSVPCKIRAKRGCATHPRSIAERVRRTRISERMRKLQELVPNMDKQTNTADMLDLAVEYIKDLQKQFKTLSEKRAKCECTSMQKADTNQIA